From Gemmatimonadota bacterium, the proteins below share one genomic window:
- a CDS encoding sigma-54-dependent Fis family transcriptional regulator, translated as MSLVLVIDDNETMRSGMALLLERMGHDVTAASGGVEGLRQMNARPFDLVITDYKMEDMDGLEVLDAVRRDYADTDVVVITAYGTIDVAVEAMRKGAADFVVKADALYDVLRLRVEKVLKHRELRQSRDRLDEENQYLRDEIGVRFNFGEMVGRSKPMKTVYEMVEKVAETDSAVLVYGESGTGKELVARAIHRRSARREGPFVKVNCGSLPRELVQSELFGHEKGAFTGAIRQKKGKFELAEGGTIFLDEIGDLPLEAQVNILRVLQAKEYDRVGGEETIQADVRVIAATHRVLREMVAEGAFREDLFYRLEVIPIRLVPLRDRKADIPDLVEHFLHKKCEEMNRPLKRLTDRAMAAMASYTWPGNVRELENVVERTLVLADGNVVDVNDLPLDVEASRAEVSAEELEDSAIPLTRRLEDLERQLIEQALEQAGGVKTKAAEMLGIKTSAFYYKLDKYGLT; from the coding sequence GTGAGCCTGGTTCTGGTGATCGATGATAACGAGACGATGCGCAGTGGGATGGCACTTTTGCTTGAACGGATGGGGCACGACGTGACGGCAGCTTCGGGCGGGGTGGAGGGGTTGAGGCAGATGAATGCGAGGCCTTTTGATCTGGTGATTACGGATTACAAGATGGAGGACATGGACGGGCTGGAAGTGCTCGACGCTGTGCGGCGGGATTATGCCGATACGGATGTGGTGGTCATTACGGCCTATGGCACAATCGATGTGGCGGTCGAAGCCATGAGAAAAGGGGCGGCAGATTTTGTCGTTAAAGCCGATGCATTGTACGATGTGTTGCGGCTGAGGGTAGAGAAGGTGCTGAAACATCGGGAATTGCGTCAGTCGAGGGATCGCCTGGACGAAGAGAACCAGTATTTACGGGACGAGATCGGTGTACGATTTAATTTTGGGGAGATGGTGGGCCGATCCAAGCCTATGAAAACGGTGTATGAGATGGTTGAAAAGGTGGCGGAAACGGATTCTGCAGTGCTGGTTTACGGCGAGAGTGGAACCGGTAAAGAACTGGTTGCCAGAGCGATTCATCGCAGGAGCGCCCGGCGGGAAGGGCCGTTTGTAAAGGTGAATTGCGGGTCACTGCCGAGAGAACTGGTTCAAAGCGAATTGTTCGGCCATGAAAAGGGCGCATTTACCGGAGCAATTCGTCAAAAAAAGGGCAAGTTTGAGCTGGCTGAAGGCGGTACGATTTTTCTCGATGAGATCGGGGATTTGCCCCTTGAGGCTCAGGTAAATATTCTGAGGGTGTTACAGGCGAAGGAGTACGATCGGGTGGGAGGAGAAGAGACGATTCAGGCGGATGTACGTGTGATTGCAGCCACACATCGAGTGTTGAGAGAAATGGTGGCCGAGGGCGCATTCCGAGAGGACCTTTTTTATCGGTTGGAGGTAATTCCGATCCGTCTGGTCCCTTTGAGGGATCGCAAGGCGGACATTCCGGATCTGGTGGAGCACTTTTTGCATAAGAAATGTGAAGAGATGAACCGGCCCTTGAAACGATTGACAGATCGGGCGATGGCTGCGATGGCGTCCTATACCTGGCCCGGCAATGTGCGGGAACTGGAGAATGTGGTTGAGCGTACCCTTGTGCTGGCCGACGGCAATGTCGTGGATGTGAACGACCTGCCGCTGGATGTGGAGGCGTCACGAGCAGAGGTTTCCGCTGAGGAACTTGAGGATAGCGCGATTCCTTTGACCCGCAGGCTGGAAGATTTGGAGCGGCAACTAATTGAACAGGCACTGGAACAGGCAGGAGGGGTTAAAACGAAGGCGGCGGAGATGCTGGGTATCAAAACCAGCGCATTTTATTATAAACTGGACAAATACGGGCTGACATAA